A window of Deltaproteobacteria bacterium genomic DNA:
ATGTCTGTTTTTACGTCCTTGCCAATAATCTTGGCTTCATACTCCTTTTCCCCGTCCGGTAACTTAACCAGGATCTTGTCTGACTGCTCCACAACATGATTATTGGTGAAGATGTAACCATCGGGACTGATGATGAATCCCGACCCCAGACTTTTTTGCTTGAACTCGCGTTGCGGGATATCACCAAAAAACTTTTCGAAAAAATCATCACGCCCGAAAAAACGATCGAAAGAGTTGCCGCCGCCAAAGGGCGCTCTCTGCATGCCACCTTGTTGCCGAAGCGTTTTGGTGGTACTGATGTTTACGACCGCGGGCTTTAATTTTTCCGCCAGATCGGCAAACGAAACGGGCGCCCGCACCATGTCAACCGGGCCCAATGCAGAAGCCAATTGGACATCAGGCACTTTGGGAGCGAAAGCAGAGCGCAGTACTTCCACCAGAGAAACGATGAAAAAGGCGACCAGAAACGCCAGGAAAAACATCATGAATGATTTTCTATTTTTGCTTTCTTTTAACATCTAAAACCCCCAGTCGCTCAGAAGACATAATCTCTAATGGAATTATCGCCAAAAAATATCGTGGGCATTATAAGCATAATTTTATGATTGTCAATGATTATTGACAACACCGAATTGCCTCAAATAAAATGTTACCCAAGGAGGGGTTAAAAAGGGATCGTTGACTCATAATTCGATGTTACCGAACATCGAATTGCAGCTATTTACTGTTCAAAACCGACGTTCAATGATGTACTGGGAAATTGTCAGAAGAGCGGTTTTCGCGTCGGAATCAGGAAAAACTTGCAGCAAGTTTTCAGCGTTGTCTATGTATGCCCTGGCCTTGGCGAGCGCATAATTCACGCCGTCATACTTGTGAATCAAGTCCACAATCTCCAGCAATTGATCGGCGCCCTCTGCTTTATGCTGCACCACTTTTTTAATCAGATTCTTTTCTTTGGCCGAACATTGTTTCAAGACCCAGATAAGCGGAAGGGTAATCTTGCCTTCCGTCAGATCCTTGCCGACCGCCTTCCCAAAATCATCTTCCTTGGCGACGTAATCCAGCGTATCGTCAGTTATTTGATAGGCGGAACCGAGCCGCATGCCGAATCTGGCCAGCGCCTCAATCTGTGCGTCCGGGGCATTGCCCAGTATCCCCCCCACGGCGCAGGCAGTTGATATGAGGAGCGAGGTTTTTTTCTCGATGATGGACAGGTATTCCTTCTCCGTAAGGTTGATTTTGCCGCACTTGACTAACTGAAATATTTCCCCCTCGGACATGGTGTTGGTCGTCTGGGAAACCAGCTTCATGATGGCGAGGTTGCCGTCGGAGGTCATGAGTTTGAAAGCGGTGGAATAGAGGTAATCGCCCACGAGGACACTGGCGGCATTGCCCCAGATTTTATTGGCTGAAACGCTGCCCCGTCTTATCTCGGCGCTGTCTATAACGTCGTCATGGAGCAGAGTGGCGGTATGCACGAACTCGATGACGACAGACATGTTGTCGCGCCGTTCCCCCCGGTAGCCGCAGAGATCGGCGGCGGCGAGCAGGAGCAGCGGCCGAAAGCGCTTGCCCCCGCTGCCGATGATGTGATGGATAACCTGCGGAATGAGGTGGATGTCCGAGCGAAGAGACTCTTCCATGCACTCCTCCACGCGGTTTAAATCGTCGCTGTAACGCTGAAATACGTCCTGTATCTGCATGCCGCCTCTGTTCTGGAATGGGCCAAACTGTGGTTTGCACTTTATTCCAATAACGGAGAGATGTCAAACCTTTCTCGTGCCCAGGCAATACTAGGGACATGAAATACCGTCTTCCTCCTACCATGAATTCGTATAGAATGATGTATAATAGGTTTGTGCGGATTTAGGTATTTGTTCATGGGAAGGCAGGAGGACTCATTTCTTCCTGGGCATTAGAGCCCTTATTTCAGTACGTCCCAAGCTTCTATGAACCATAATAGGTTGGTTGGATCGATTGAATCCTTGTCACGCTGGAGGATTGGTCTGGAGGCTTTCCGGACAGGTATTATTATGATTCCCTGGGCCTGTATGAAGTTCCAATCAAGGCTCCTTGGGTACAAAATGTGAAGGCAACCGGATGAAGATAATCGGTAAGCCGTATTCGGGAAAACCGAACGTACGGAATTGACGAGGGGGAGCTGGAGATAGAGCCCTCAGAGCTACTACGCCAGCTCTCTACTCTACTGAAGTGATAATCAAGTCAGGGCTGCTTTTGACGGTGTCTGTCAAGTCAAATACGGGTCAGGACACTCCATCAGGAGTAGGCAATGCAATATGTTATGGCAAAATCTTCTTGACATGCAAGGCCGCTTTTCTTATTGTCCCAAATCATTAAGCCCGTGCTTTTCAGTCGCACCGCTCCTGTAGTCGGTGATCATTCTTCGCCTATCGGGCGTGTGCGCTTTTCCATGGACCATAT
This region includes:
- a CDS encoding polyprenyl synthetase family protein — protein: MQIQDVFQRYSDDLNRVEECMEESLRSDIHLIPQVIHHIIGSGGKRFRPLLLLAAADLCGYRGERRDNMSVVIEFVHTATLLHDDVIDSAEIRRGSVSANKIWGNAASVLVGDYLYSTAFKLMTSDGNLAIMKLVSQTTNTMSEGEIFQLVKCGKINLTEKEYLSIIEKKTSLLISTACAVGGILGNAPDAQIEALARFGMRLGSAYQITDDTLDYVAKEDDFGKAVGKDLTEGKITLPLIWVLKQCSAKEKNLIKKVVQHKAEGADQLLEIVDLIHKYDGVNYALAKARAYIDNAENLLQVFPDSDAKTALLTISQYIIERRF